The DNA window TtgacaaagttttttttttttaactcgaTCAAGTTTTGGGAACCACAGGAATTCATCCAAAGTCTCTTTATAATACAACTAAGCTTGAGAAAATCTTGCTGTCACCACATTGGTGACAAATGCGTTAATTGTAACTATGGCTTTCATTCTGTCGTGTGGAAAATTGTCTAGATTAGTCATAAGTCAAATTCCAGTTTCAAATTCAACCATTTCGCCATTCCTGAAAAGGCAAACCCTTTTAATGTATGTTCATGCATCTGACTTACCACATGACGAAAATGATACATTGTTGTAAAAAAACAAATGCTACCAATATAGTGATGATACATCACAGAGTTTTTAACCACTTCCAGGTAAGTATTGATATTTATGTTCAATTAAAGTGCCAAACAATGTtggtaagaaaaaaagggtaaaaaaatgaGTCCAAAATCAATAAAAGTGAACCTGTCCATCAGGAGTGTAGCAAGTAGCCGTGACCATTTCATGAAGATCAGTCCAGTCAACAACTTGTCTATCCGGTATACTCCATAATCTAACCTTTGCATCCAATGAACCACTGATGAAGTAGCTATCATCTATTGGGTTAAATTGTATACAAGTAACTGCAAAACAAATAGAAATtacaatgaaaaatagaaaaaaaaaaatgaaataataaactACAATATTATGCTCAAATTATAATGAAGTAAGTCACCCATCTCACCATAATCATTGTGCGCAAACAGCTTCAAACAAGTCTTGCTTTCCATGTCCCAGAGCCTAACAGTTTTGTCCATCGAAGAAGAAAGTAATTGCTGCACAACCATAGACTTATTTATGTCATTGGCTCAGAAAATCACCTAAATAGTTTAGCAAAGTCGCATATAACAAACTATAGTTATAGTACCAGTGATGATATTAAATTTAGCAAAGAAAGTTTCATGGAAAAGATTATCCATAGGATATTGGGTTGTAGCCTGCAATCGTACCGGCAGTCAAAGAAATCAAATATTTCACCTTAACCTTTGGGTTCACAGAtattttttcttagattttagtaatttaaaatataactttcttgattccatttctttggctgccaacAGGGGTGGCAGCCGGCGGTAGCCAAAGAAAAGGTTATATGACAATTAtcaatgttatatatatatatatatataaaccctCCCTCATATCGGCATGGATTATCTCAGTAATCCAAGCATCATGAGAATGGATTTAGTTTGCGGTATTTGTGATATTATTGATCACAGTTGATACCGCTCATATCTAGCCCGATTCTAGATCAGAAcatcacttttttttatttataaaaaaaaaaaaattcatgagaAAAGGTTGGGCATGCTGCTGGGTGTGCAGcctgtgtcactctctctcattctccttAGCAAATGATGATCCCCATGTCCCTTGCATCTCAACCCTTCCATTGGTTGAGCCGCTGGCTCCGAAAACTAACAGAAAACTTCAATATTAGAGGAGGCAGACCTGAGATTTGGACCAAGAGAGGTCCAAGACATCATCTAGATGACCTTGGAAAGAGCAAACAGGCTTCTCCGAGAGGGAGAAAACAGTGTCTGGCATCATCACATAGTCAGGGACTCTTCCACCCTTCTTGCTGCTGGACGACAgcttccctttcctcttcttctccgaTGGCATCACTTGAGCCTCTCCTAGAGGTAATCGATCTTGCTGGCTGGCAACAATTGCACTAGCCATGGGATGGATTGGGGTACTGGAACAGGATCTCCCTTCTTCTGGCGACCTCGAAGCTGACGACATCACATCGCAATCCATCACTTCCCATATATGAATCACACGATCTTCTCCTGCGCTCGCAAGGTAATGGGTATCGAAGCTAAACCTAATTGTCCAAATCGAACCTTGATGAGCTTGGATTTCTTGGGACATATATAACCCTGTAAGCTCCTTATAGGATTTCCCCTGTTGACGGACTTTGGTCCATTGTGAAGGGTTCTTCACCGACCGTTGCTCCGTGTCGCCGATCAGTCCGGTTACCGTATTGGCCACACCTTTTATGTTCTTCAACCATGCAGCTCCTCTTCTCTTGCTGTTCCTCAAGCTCCTTCCAATGATGGGATTTAGATTCTGTAGATTCATACTGGCCTTCCTCTCAGTGGCTACCATGCTTAGATCTCTAGACACATTTTCTCTCCGCATCAACTCCTTAACGATTGGGGAATACCCTACACTCTTCTCGAATTCCTCTCTGGACAGTTGCTTCCCTGTTTGGAGATCTTTGAGTCTGTTCCACATGCCTTCATTATCAAATTCATTGACGATGAACTCCTTTCCTGTATCCAGATTCTTTATCACAACAAATCCACTACCTCTCCCATTTAGTGATAGAGATGAAAGCGAGGCATTTGCACGGCTTCCACATCGATCCAGAGAAAGATTAGCAGAGTTAGGGCTCTGTAACTGCGTTTTGCGGTCTCCGGAAGCGGTTCGGAGAAGACGATGCTTCTTCAATGATCCACCAAGAAGATCCTCCATTCTTTGTTGGGCAATCATGAAAGAAGATGCCACATTTCCATCCGATTTTGATCGAACAATGGAAGTAGAAGGAATCAACAAAGGAGAGGGTGAAGGTTGAATTtgcctttgtttttgttttggttcttGTTGTTGTTCTCCGATTTTTGTGGTGGAGACCTTGGTTACAGAGGGCGAACGTAGACATAAGCCTTGTTTAATGGAGGCAGAGCCGGCCAAGCCCATGCCTTGGAGAAGACGTTTGCGGCGCTCCTGGATGGACCCTGGTTCGGATATCCACATATCGTAATCTTCAGACATTTGAGTGATTCTTCTGCTGGGTGCTGCTGTTCTGGTGAAGCCACGGAATTCCTCCGGTGGAGCTGCTGAAATACATGAAGCAAAAGAGATGCGGTTGTCGTCGTAGTCTTGGTCCTCATCGTCATCAGAGCCAGAAGAAGCCATCATGTCCATGGCCAATGCGGAGGACATCCGATCGAAGGACTCGAAGAATTGATCGTCATCCTCTCCCAACCCGTCCCAGTTGATCATCACCATTAATTTCCTGTCGGCCATTGCACCACACTGGGGAGTGGGACGACGGGGGGAGAGAGATGgtagggagaagaaagaggcaatgtagaaagagagattttttttattttcttttctttcagaAAAATCTGGATTTGGTTTCCATAGAGAAGGAGACGGATGGTCAAGGGGAGAAAgacctatttttcttttgggtaagaTCTGTTTGATCGGTGGCGTTTAGTTTGTTTTGTGTTcgaagagagaagaagacagGAAGGAAGGCCTTAATTGTAGGACGTCCAAAATTGCGAATAAAAGTATACTTTCTGTTCGTTTTGTCTTTTGTGCGGTTTTTGTGGCTTGGAAGCAAAATACTCCCTCCCAGTggaatttaggatttttacGAAGACAAAAAGACAACGGCGCAAATCATGATTTATTTGTGGTACTCAAAGAGAAAAAAcagataaaagaagaaaaat is part of the Macadamia integrifolia cultivar HAES 741 chromosome 9, SCU_Mint_v3, whole genome shotgun sequence genome and encodes:
- the LOC122088301 gene encoding WD repeat-containing protein 44-like, yielding MADRKLMVMINWDGLGEDDDQFFESFDRMSSALAMDMMASSGSDDDEDQDYDDNRISFASCISAAPPEEFRGFTRTAAPSRRITQMSEDYDMWISEPGSIQERRKRLLQGMGLAGSASIKQGLCLRSPSVTKVSTTKIGEQQQEPKQKQRQIQPSPSPLLIPSTSIVRSKSDGNVASSFMIAQQRMEDLLGGSLKKHRLLRTASGDRKTQLQSPNSANLSLDRCGSRANASLSSLSLNGRGSGFVVIKNLDTGKEFIVNEFDNEGMWNRLKDLQTGKQLSREEFEKSVGYSPIVKELMRRENVSRDLSMVATERKASMNLQNLNPIIGRSLRNSKRRGAAWLKNIKGVANTVTGLIGDTEQRSVKNPSQWTKVRQQGKSYKELTGLYMSQEIQAHQGSIWTIRFSFDTHYLASAGEDRVIHIWEVMDCDVMSSASRSPEEGRSCSSTPIHPMASAIVASQQDRLPLGEAQVMPSEKKRKGKLSSSSKKGGRVPDYVMMPDTVFSLSEKPVCSFQGHLDDVLDLSWSKSQQLLSSSMDKTVRLWDMESKTCLKLFAHNDYVTCIQFNPIDDSYFISGSLDAKVRLWSIPDRQVVDWTDLHEMVTATCYTPDGQGALVGSHTGSCRLYNTSECKLNQKGQIDIHTKKKSGKKITGFEFAPTNPSEVLITSADSRIRIFDGSDIIHKFRGFRNTSSQISAAFTADGKYVVSASEDSQIYMWKRDEIKNIGGGGGKSKGMITTRSHEQFHCKDVSVAIPWPGCSTKYEPPTLPLQSKRHSKRSILPLLPPSGVSSLNLEEIAGMVSNNSRKNLPPLPNKKNNSILERASSSVVDERLSKTPSRTDSGISASSSFSSDSGYMKYGDSPSSSGLGKSSSSSSTLSWLDGGSSHSTGNNCIQATAWGLVIVAAGLGGELRIYQNFGLPIRLSRQSNLFRDHT